A stretch of the Kushneria konosiri genome encodes the following:
- the cydC gene encoding thiol reductant ABC exporter subunit CydC, protein MFKQLLPYLRLMKPWAWLLGIGIALQLMALASSIGLMALSGWFLSASALAGLSVVTAQTFNYLLPSAGVRFFALARTGTRYGERLVTHDATFRLLSRLRRHVYERLEPFSPAQLQRHGESELMTRLTADVDALDSLYLRVLAPSLVALLGIVVCGVVIGVFAPAIGIFAALALLLSGLLGPWLAWRAGRSHSDAWQQDNTRLRARLLERLKGLSELMIYNRWHGEVDHLIKGQHARDAHEYQLARQWGNSQLLSQTLLGLTLTGVLGMAGWAVTQNGMNATLVALMGLAVMGAFEAIALLPQAWQNLGRIQRAATRLDDIQQRVPETGFPEESRQQRPEGTRLSIERLSVHLDSDIATLSSVSLDVEEGEHLLILGPSGSGKTTLFNSLIRFVPPSEGNITLGGAPLSQLSEASLRAQFAVAQQDTHLFTASYRDNLTMGQPIKDDDIMAVLEALALSDWLAHQPDGLSGFPDERGSSLSGGQLRRFGLARALLRKAPIVLLDEPTEGLDEATEQQVWRAISHLCQGRTLIVITHRLTQLEQFDRIAMLDEGQLVEHDTPEYLLADPDSRLATLCRRIDPELSGLLRPA, encoded by the coding sequence ATGTTTAAACAGTTGCTTCCCTATCTTCGTCTCATGAAGCCATGGGCATGGCTGCTGGGCATCGGAATTGCGCTGCAGCTCATGGCGCTGGCCTCCAGCATCGGCCTGATGGCACTTTCAGGCTGGTTCCTGTCCGCCTCGGCACTGGCTGGTCTGAGTGTTGTTACGGCTCAAACCTTCAACTATCTACTGCCATCAGCCGGCGTACGGTTTTTTGCTCTGGCACGCACCGGCACTCGCTATGGAGAGCGGCTGGTCACTCATGACGCGACCTTCCGCCTGCTCTCTCGTTTGCGACGCCATGTTTATGAAAGACTTGAACCATTTTCGCCTGCACAGCTGCAACGCCATGGTGAAAGCGAGCTCATGACACGACTGACGGCCGATGTGGACGCCCTGGACAGCCTCTACCTGCGAGTGCTGGCTCCTTCCCTCGTGGCCCTGCTGGGCATTGTGGTCTGTGGTGTGGTCATCGGTGTCTTTGCTCCCGCCATCGGTATTTTTGCCGCCCTCGCCCTGCTGCTGTCAGGGCTGCTGGGGCCCTGGCTTGCCTGGCGTGCCGGCCGATCTCACTCCGATGCCTGGCAGCAGGACAACACCCGATTAAGAGCACGACTGCTCGAGCGTCTGAAAGGTCTTTCCGAGCTGATGATCTACAATCGCTGGCACGGCGAAGTCGACCACCTCATCAAGGGTCAGCACGCTCGGGACGCCCACGAATATCAGCTTGCCCGCCAATGGGGCAACTCACAGCTGCTTTCGCAGACGCTGCTGGGCCTGACGCTGACCGGCGTGCTGGGCATGGCTGGCTGGGCGGTCACTCAGAACGGCATGAATGCCACTCTGGTGGCACTGATGGGCCTTGCGGTCATGGGTGCCTTCGAGGCGATCGCCCTGCTGCCCCAGGCCTGGCAGAATCTCGGTCGTATTCAACGCGCCGCCACACGTCTTGATGACATCCAGCAGCGCGTGCCGGAGACCGGATTTCCCGAAGAGAGCCGCCAGCAACGGCCGGAAGGCACCCGGCTCTCCATCGAGCGATTGAGCGTACATCTTGATTCGGATATCGCGACACTCTCCTCGGTCAGCCTTGATGTCGAAGAAGGCGAGCACCTGCTGATCCTTGGACCCTCCGGTAGCGGCAAGACTACCCTGTTCAATAGCCTGATTCGCTTTGTGCCTCCCAGTGAAGGAAACATCACGCTGGGAGGTGCCCCCCTGAGTCAGCTGAGCGAGGCCTCCCTTCGCGCTCAATTTGCCGTTGCCCAGCAGGACACCCATCTTTTCACGGCCAGCTACCGCGACAACCTGACCATGGGCCAACCCATCAAGGATGATGACATCATGGCCGTACTTGAGGCGCTGGCACTGAGCGACTGGCTGGCGCATCAGCCTGACGGCTTGTCAGGCTTTCCGGACGAACGCGGCAGTTCCCTGTCCGGCGGCCAGCTCAGACGTTTTGGTCTTGCGCGCGCGCTGCTTCGAAAGGCGCCTATCGTGTTGCTGGATGAGCCTACCGAGGGGCTTGATGAAGCCACCGAACAACAGGTCTGGCGTGCCATCAGCCATCTTTGTCAGGGACGCACCCTGATCGTGATCACGCATCGGCTAACGCAGCTTGAGCAATTTGACCGAATTGCCATGCTCGACGAAGGGCAACTGGTCGAACATGACACACCCGAGTATCTCCTGGCCGATCCCGACAGCCGTCTGGCCACGCTGTGCCGGCGCATCGACCCGGAGCTTTCGGGCCTTCTGCGTCCGGCCTGA